The Glycine soja cultivar W05 chromosome 15, ASM419377v2, whole genome shotgun sequence region tactaagatCATCCCATTTGTCACCACATTTCCCGAGTTACTATTGCCTTCCTCGTTTCGGAGTATATTTTCTTCGTCATTCAATAAAcggaaaatcaatatcaaaatcGGTTCTTTGCAAGCAAATTGAACTGGTTGGGGctttaatttcaagtgaaaaaaCATATGGGGGTAACTCTAAagttgaatttttcattaacccttactctgttttttttctttgttggatTATGCAAAGTGTTTAAGTTGATAACTGATTATGCATTATAGAAACACAAAAGTTCCTTCCTTATCATTCTCTTGAAATGAGGCTAACCTTAAGCAGTGTATACCGTCCCTATAGCTTCCCCACACTCCTCAAATCCTCTTCTTTCAGCACTCTGTGTAGACCCTTTTGTTCTTCAGCACTATCATCTTCCCCCACTTGTGTGAAGCCCCAAGTTCCCCTCTTTCTGAGGCAACCCATTTACTCCACCAAGTTGTGTGAGCTCAAAAAATGGCATGATTGGGCTAAAGGTGTTGCCTTTTCAATTGGGTCAACTTTTGTGGACTCAGATAATGGGCCAGACTCAAGTCTACTGTGCAGGGAGCTCAAGTGGCTCATGGAGGATGCTGTTGAAGACCACTCAATGATTGTGAAGGATGATGATAGTGATGAGAGGGTGAAAATGAGGGTTGGAATAGAGGAGCTTTACTGTTTGTGGAAGCAAAGGGTCCAAGAGAGGAGACCCTTTCAGTATGTGGTTGGGTGTGAGCATTGGAGGGACTTGGTGTTGAGTGTCCAGGAAGGGGTCTTGATTCCAAGGCCTGAGACTGAACTTCTTGTTGATTTTGTGGATGATGTGGTGTCAGAGAATGAGGATTTGAAAAGGGGTGTTTGGGCTGATTTGGGGACTGGAAGTGGTGCTCTTGCTATTGGTATTGGTGGGGTTTTGGGGAGTGAAGGGAGGGTTATTGCCACAGATTTAAGCCCTGTGGCTGTTGCTGTTGCAGCTTACAATGTGCAGAGGTATTGCTTCCAGGTTAGAGATTTTTCTTCAAGTTCTTTTTCAATCTCCATGTTGTCAAGTCAATTCCTTTTTGCTTGCTCTTTTCCCCGCCATGGATTTCACTGCCTCCACTGCCGTATGACTTCTTTTTgccaatatgtttttgttggtttttttataggcttaaatatgttttcaatttctaataaatatctaataattttttttcgttgagttcctaataaaataacacttttgttttttatccttcatattttgttttaatcccCAATAAATTAACGAACTTTGTGTTTACGCTTCAATAAATtagcaaattttgttttaattgtgactaataacaaatgcaaaaaaatttattagggagcAAACATAGAATTAGTTAAGTTGAGGAACTAAAAATAAGtatcaaggataaaaaaaaaattgttttattaagaactcaaagcaaaacaaaaatttattagggaacaaacacaaaaattagaTATGTATTAGGGATCAAATTCATAGTTAAACCTTTTTACATTCCTTTCATTCATTGTATCTTGCATGATGCTGTGTGTGTTTGAAGTAGAAATTAAAGCAAGACTGAAGAAAGTATGTTTTAGGCTATTTAGTAGCTCCGAACATCCGTTCAAGTCAATGAGACTACACCTATAGATTGGGGAAAACGTGCATCAAAATGTTGTGGACTGCAACACTAACACAAACTTGTTATAGAGAAGTATATCAACATAACAaactgaaaaacaaaattaaaattgttgattttcatgtattttcctTTTGTTGTTTATCTACTTCACCTGTGCCCCTTAAAATATATCTTACTGGTTCCACTTTTGGTTTTTGTGTCCCTCATTTGAACCACCTTGTTGTTCTTTACAGGACAAAATTGAATTAAGGGAAGGATCTTGGTTTGAACCATTGAAAGATATGGAAGGAAAGCTAGCGGGTCTTGTAAGTAACCCACCTTACATACCAAGTAAAGACATCTCTGGTCTACAAGCTGAAGTTGGTAGGCATGAACCTAGAGTTGCATTAGATGGAGGTACTGATGGCATGGATGCTCTTCTCCATCTTTGTGATGGGGCTGCTTTAATGTTGAAACCTGCTGGATTTTTTGCTTTTGAGGTATGGATCTTCTGCTTTCTACAAATTTGTACCtaatttcatttatgtttcttattATGCTTGTGCTTAGTGCCTACTTAGTTActcataaaattttatcaaaatggtaCCACCTAGCTTAATTTGATGACAATTTCGTGACCAGTAACCCTCAATAAGTTGTCAGTTTTGCACATCTGATCAAAGTTGGAAAAATTGGGAATGATTTTTATGAGCAGTCCCTTTTGTTGAAAGGTCATAAATGTaattcttgaaaataaaaaatgttttttttgctAAACTACTTTTTTCCAGACTAGTATCTCCGTACTAGAAATCAAGTACATAAATTGGGTCACAGGGCGTTCCTTtctgttgttattttttattaaattattattgtgtgtattctttttcaattttaatttatagtttgGCTATTactcagtgtgtgtgtgttggctTAAATCTGATGCAGATCTTTCAAAATTTTGAGATTCCCTTTGACAATTTAGGCAatataattagaaatttttCTGTGGTGTCCAAGGTTTAGCATTAATGTATGCTATCATGGGACACACAACATGTAATGTCATTGTTTAATGGATTTGAAGTTAAATAGCTATGTTAGTGATTCCATGTTTCTTTATGTCATCTTAAGGCAACATGTTATTCGTGAACAAAGCTGATATCTatgatgataaaaagaaatttagtTTTGTAATATGACAAAATTTAGATCAAGTCTCTTATATCCTTGCCATCAAATcctcaaatcaaacaaacaatgaCACGTGGATGTTTTCTCCAACATTAAATAGCCTCTGCTAAGAATATGatgtgaaaaattttaaaaaattatctgcatgtcattttttaatttaagaactTAATGGcaagaacataaggaaattGGTCTAAGCTTTGTCCTTTGCAATACTGTGTTTTATCCTCAATTTATAATTGCTGATTTTAAATCATGGCTGTGGTTACTATAAGATAACGAGAATTGCAGCTACTGTGATGCTGGTCACAGTCAATATGGCCTTGATACTTATTAAATTTTGTCACTGtgaaacttttttatttcaaataaaggcCACAATATTGCGGTCATTTGCAGCCGTTAGGGTTGCTTTAAGGATTCTACATTTTTCCCCCAGTAAATGCAAATCAAGTATGGAGTTAGATTTACAGGCTTACATTGATTGATCTTTcccatcaattttatttatttatatgtgaaGTTTTCCCTGAGTTTTTTTGATAAGTTGGTCTGCaagatgaaatttaaaatgttagacTTTtgccaaataaatatttatagtatGGAATagaattgtatttattattttagcaaTAGACCAATGTTTATGAAGCTGACATGATATATAAGACAGTGGAAGTTTAATGGGTCAGAATCTAGGGTAGAAACTGGTGGACTGAATAATTGATGATAAGGAAGAACTGAAGGCAACAGCACGTAGTTTTATGGTTAGGTTGATGACTGTGTATGTGCTGTTGACTGAACAATACCTGTGGGATCAGTGTTTTAGTTTGTTAGGCTTTAGGCAAATTGAGGAATAATCAACTAGTGGAGATGAAGTATAGCAACTAGCAAGTGAAATGAGTAGAAGATAGGGAAACATAGGTTTGTCTCTTCAAGCATCACACAAGAGAGACATGCAGCCATGATATATTAATATGATCCCATATTAAAAAGGAAAGCACATTACAAATATTAATATGATCCCATATTAAAAAGGAAAGCACATTACAAATCGTTTAAAACGTTCTTC contains the following coding sequences:
- the LOC114387138 gene encoding uncharacterized protein LOC114387138, which codes for MRLTLSSVYRPYSFPTLLKSSSFSTLCRPFCSSALSSSPTCVKPQVPLFLRQPIYSTKLCELKKWHDWAKGVAFSIGSTFVDSDNGPDSSLLCRELKWLMEDAVEDHSMIVKDDDSDERVKMRVGIEELYCLWKQRVQERRPFQYVVGCEHWRDLVLSVQEGVLIPRPETELLVDFVDDVVSENEDLKRGVWADLGTGSGALAIGIGGVLGSEGRVIATDLSPVAVAVAAYNVQRYCFQDKIELREGSWFEPLKDMEGKLAGLVSNPPYIPSKDISGLQAEVGRHEPRVALDGGTDGMDALLHLCDGAALMLKPAGFFAFETNGEQQCRALVDYMENYRNGSFCNLEIRSDFAGIQRFVIGFHQ